The following coding sequences lie in one Arabidopsis thaliana chromosome 3, partial sequence genomic window:
- a CDS encoding uncharacterized protein (unknown protein; FUNCTIONS IN: molecular_function unknown; INVOLVED IN: biological_process unknown; LOCATED IN: mitochondrion; Has 35333 Blast hits to 34131 proteins in 2444 species: Archae - 798; Bacteria - 22429; Metazoa - 974; Fungi - 991; Plants - 531; Viruses - 0; Other Eukaryotes - 9610 (source: NCBI BLink).), which translates to MIRVIYFQIRLFLKNQTRSARSEASRSESFKLLLYLCFLLVQLLALGFRHYITSKI; encoded by the coding sequence ATGATTAGGGTTATTTACTTTCAGATCCGtttgtttctaaaaaatcaaaccagaTCTGCTAGATCTGAAGCTAGTAGATCTGAGTCTTTCAAACTACTGctatatttatgtttcttgttaGTACAACTATTAGCCTTAGGGTTTCGTCATTACATTACTTCAAAGATTTAa